The Lycium barbarum isolate Lr01 chromosome 12, ASM1917538v2, whole genome shotgun sequence genome includes a region encoding these proteins:
- the LOC132621824 gene encoding nuclear transport factor 2-like isoform X1 has protein sequence MAMQAAAPPSAQVVGNAFVEQYYQIQHHSPELVFRFYQDSSVLSRPDSSGVMSSVTTMKNINEMICSLDYKNYKAEIKTADAQESFKDGVIVLVTGCLTGKDNLRRKFTQTFFLAPQDKGYFVLNDVFRYVEENETDTVSEMVNGTEDVQSEVLTPDPEHTHVVDPPNLDQAGSYAEEAQHVEEKANEPLEDGRQVGDEREIVVEAESYFNEDQNPANTESANSVAQENAPKMSYASIVSSQTKKGPIKIYVPTNTSRTAPPKAVKQPVAAVAQTPAPEASNPTGPSGTNVPETNHTEDEAEGHSIYVRNLPLDVTVAQLEAEFKRYGPIKQGGVQVRSNRHQGFCFGFVEFEDESSMYDAIQASPCTIGGRQAVVEMKRTTTRVGSGRGRFHTGRGGFRNDNFRGRGNFGGVRSYGRNEFGGRDFSGRGRGQGGRGGEGYQVRGRGGRRGGPSQSSATA, from the exons ATGGCAATGCAAGCCGCAGCTCCACCTTCTGCTCAAGTCGTTGGAAATGCTTTTGTTGAGCAGTATTATCAAATTCAGCATCACTCCCCAGAGTTAGTATTCCGATTCTACCAGGACTCGAGTGTCTTAAGTCGCCCAGATTCTAGTGGTGTGATGTCATCCGTGACAACAATGAAA AATATCAATGAGATGATATGTTCATTAGACTACAAGAACTACAAAGCAGAAATAAAGACTGCAGACGCGCAAGAATCCTTTAAGGATGGGGTGATTGTTTTGGTAACTGGATGCTTAACCGGAAAGGATAACTTGAGAAGGAAATTCACCCAGACATTTTTCCTTGCCCCACAGGACAAGGGTTATTTTGTTTTGAATGATGTTTTTAGGTATGTAGAAGAAAATGAGACTGATACCGTCTCAGAAATGGTTAATGGAACTGAGGATGTGCAGTCAGAGGTTTTGACTCCTGATCCAG AACATACTCATGTGGTTGATCCTCCAAATCTCGACCAAGCTGGCTCATATGCAGAAGAAGCTCAACATGTTGAGGAAAAAGCCAATGAACCTTTGGAAGATGGAAGACAAGTTGGTGATGAAAGAGAGATTGTTGTGGAAGCTGAATCCTATTTCAATGAGGACCAGAACCCTGCAAATACAGAATCAGCTAATTCTGTTGCCCAAGAGAATGCTCCAAAGATGTCATATGCATCAATTGTCAGTTCACAAACAAAGAAAGGGCCAATCAAAATCTATGTACCCACTAATACTTCCAGAACGGCTCCTCCGAAGGCTGTAAAGCAGCCAGTTGCTGCAGTAGCACAAACTCCAGCCCCTGAAGCATCAAATCCTACTGGCCCTAGTGGAACTAATGTACCTGAAACTAATCACACTGAAGATGAAG CTGAGGGACACTCCATTTATGTCCGCAATTTGCCTCTAGATGTAACTGTAGCCCAACTTGAGGCTGAGTTTAAAAGATATGGGCCTATTAAGCAAGGAGGTGTACAAGTTAGAAGTAACAGG CATCAAGGGTTCTGCTTTGGCTTTGTTGAATTTGAAGATGAGAGCTCCATGTACGATGCCATACAG GCTTCACCCTGTACCATTGGGGGTCGTCAAGCTGTTGTTGAGATGAAGAGAACTACAACTAGAG TTGGTAGTGGGAGAGGCCGTTTCCATACTGGAAGAGGAGGGTTCCGAAATGACAATTTCAGGGGCCGCGGAAACTTTGGTGGAGTTCGAAGCTATGGGAGAAATGAATTTGGAGGACGTGATTTTTCAGGGCGTGGAAGGGGTCAAGGTGGACGAGGTGGTGAAGGCTATCAAGTAAGAGGGAGAGGGGGACGGAGAGGTGGACCTAGTCAGAGTTCTGCTACAGCATGA
- the LOC132621824 gene encoding nuclear transport factor 2-like isoform X2, producing the protein MAMQAAAPPSAQVVGNAFVEQYYQIQHHSPELVFRFYQDSSVLSRPDSSGVMSSVTTMKNINEMICSLDYKNYKAEIKTADAQESFKDGVIVLVTGCLTGKDNLRRKFTQTFFLAPQDKGYFVLNDVFRYVEENETDTVSEMVNGTEDVQSEVLTPDPEEAQHVEEKANEPLEDGRQVGDEREIVVEAESYFNEDQNPANTESANSVAQENAPKMSYASIVSSQTKKGPIKIYVPTNTSRTAPPKAVKQPVAAVAQTPAPEASNPTGPSGTNVPETNHTEDEAEGHSIYVRNLPLDVTVAQLEAEFKRYGPIKQGGVQVRSNRHQGFCFGFVEFEDESSMYDAIQASPCTIGGRQAVVEMKRTTTRVGSGRGRFHTGRGGFRNDNFRGRGNFGGVRSYGRNEFGGRDFSGRGRGQGGRGGEGYQVRGRGGRRGGPSQSSATA; encoded by the exons ATGGCAATGCAAGCCGCAGCTCCACCTTCTGCTCAAGTCGTTGGAAATGCTTTTGTTGAGCAGTATTATCAAATTCAGCATCACTCCCCAGAGTTAGTATTCCGATTCTACCAGGACTCGAGTGTCTTAAGTCGCCCAGATTCTAGTGGTGTGATGTCATCCGTGACAACAATGAAA AATATCAATGAGATGATATGTTCATTAGACTACAAGAACTACAAAGCAGAAATAAAGACTGCAGACGCGCAAGAATCCTTTAAGGATGGGGTGATTGTTTTGGTAACTGGATGCTTAACCGGAAAGGATAACTTGAGAAGGAAATTCACCCAGACATTTTTCCTTGCCCCACAGGACAAGGGTTATTTTGTTTTGAATGATGTTTTTAGGTATGTAGAAGAAAATGAGACTGATACCGTCTCAGAAATGGTTAATGGAACTGAGGATGTGCAGTCAGAGGTTTTGACTCCTGATCCAG AAGAAGCTCAACATGTTGAGGAAAAAGCCAATGAACCTTTGGAAGATGGAAGACAAGTTGGTGATGAAAGAGAGATTGTTGTGGAAGCTGAATCCTATTTCAATGAGGACCAGAACCCTGCAAATACAGAATCAGCTAATTCTGTTGCCCAAGAGAATGCTCCAAAGATGTCATATGCATCAATTGTCAGTTCACAAACAAAGAAAGGGCCAATCAAAATCTATGTACCCACTAATACTTCCAGAACGGCTCCTCCGAAGGCTGTAAAGCAGCCAGTTGCTGCAGTAGCACAAACTCCAGCCCCTGAAGCATCAAATCCTACTGGCCCTAGTGGAACTAATGTACCTGAAACTAATCACACTGAAGATGAAG CTGAGGGACACTCCATTTATGTCCGCAATTTGCCTCTAGATGTAACTGTAGCCCAACTTGAGGCTGAGTTTAAAAGATATGGGCCTATTAAGCAAGGAGGTGTACAAGTTAGAAGTAACAGG CATCAAGGGTTCTGCTTTGGCTTTGTTGAATTTGAAGATGAGAGCTCCATGTACGATGCCATACAG GCTTCACCCTGTACCATTGGGGGTCGTCAAGCTGTTGTTGAGATGAAGAGAACTACAACTAGAG TTGGTAGTGGGAGAGGCCGTTTCCATACTGGAAGAGGAGGGTTCCGAAATGACAATTTCAGGGGCCGCGGAAACTTTGGTGGAGTTCGAAGCTATGGGAGAAATGAATTTGGAGGACGTGATTTTTCAGGGCGTGGAAGGGGTCAAGGTGGACGAGGTGGTGAAGGCTATCAAGTAAGAGGGAGAGGGGGACGGAGAGGTGGACCTAGTCAGAGTTCTGCTACAGCATGA
- the LOC132621546 gene encoding ninja-family protein AFP3 encodes MEKAEENREKGCFSRDMLDKFINGKRNHENVEGEDDIELSLGLSLNGRFGVDPKRANKLNRSSSITNFVLSGDDSNGNGFQLPLIRTCSLPVETEEEWRKRKELQSLRRLEAKKKRLEKMKNVRVVTIKENEENGNCCYSNNGEACGNSLPSSGGSQGSGSSGMTDLESQPQPVQGPSDSTEARPPASGQSPLHEHEQEQKPVVAIAPEMTNKKPPVSSGTVGKKAKETLRNFMLNMPCVSTRGEGPNGKNIEGFLYGYRKGEEVKILCVCHGTFLSPAEFVKHAGGGDVEHPLRHIVINPSPLL; translated from the exons ATGGAGAAAGCTGAAGAAAACAGAGAAAAGGGGTGTTTTTCAAGAGATATGTTGGATAAATTCATTAATGGAAAAAGGAATCATGAAAACGTGGAGGGTGAAGATGATATAGAGTTAAGTTTAGGACTTTCATTGAACGGTAGATTTGGGGTTGACCCAAAAAGAGCAAACAAACTGAACCGTTCTTCTTCAATAACGAATTTTGTGCTTTCTGGTGATGATAGTAATGGAAATGGATTTCAATTACCGTTAATTAGGACGTGCTCTTTGCCTGTGGAAACAGAGGAAGAGTGGAGGAAAAGGAAAGAATTGCAATCTTTAAGGCGTTTGGAAGCAAAAAAGAAGAGATTGGAGAAAATGAAGAATGTTAGAGTTGTTACTATTAAGGAAAATGAAGAAAATGGAAATTGTTGTTATAGTAATAATGGTGAAGCTTGTGGGAATTCTTTGCCTTCTTCAGGAGGATCACAAGGTAGTGGTTCTTCAGGGATGACTGATTTGGAAAGCCAACCACAACCTGTTCAAG GGCCAAGTGATAGCACTGAGGCAAGACCTCCCGCCAGCGGCCAATCTCCGTTGCACGAGCACGAGCAGGAGCAGAAACCTGTTGTAGCAATAGCACCCGAAATGACAAATAAAAAACCACCAGTCTCGTCAGGGACAGTCGGTAAAAAAGCTAAAGAAACGCTCAGAAACTTCATGCTCAACATGCCTTGTGTTTCCACAAGAGGCGAGGGACCAAACGGAAAGAACATTGAGGGATTCTTATACGGATATAGGAAGGGAGAAGAAGTGAAGATACTCTGTGTTTGTCATGGTACTTTTCTATCTCCAGCTGAGTTTGTCAAACATGCTGGTGGAGGTGATGTAGAACACCCTTTAAGGCATATTGTTATTAATCCTTCACCTTTGTTGTGA